The following proteins come from a genomic window of Actinopolyspora saharensis:
- the cobO gene encoding cob(I)yrinic acid a,c-diamide adenosyltransferase gives MPQGKPSSVPDDGLTTRQRRNRPLLAVHTGSMKGKSTSAFGMALRGWNQGWSIGVFQFVKSAKWRVGEESAFRALGRLHEETGEGGPVEWHKMGEGWSWTRKKSTEQDHAAAALEGWQEIARRIEQQQHDLYVLDEFSYPLHWGWVDVEEVVRTLRDRPGFQHVVITGRYAPQQLVDAADLAMETGKLKHPMDSGQKGQKGIEW, from the coding sequence ATGCCACAGGGAAAACCGAGCAGTGTGCCCGACGACGGGCTGACCACGCGGCAACGGCGCAACAGGCCGCTGCTGGCCGTGCACACCGGCTCCATGAAGGGCAAGTCCACCTCGGCCTTCGGAATGGCCCTGCGCGGTTGGAACCAGGGGTGGTCCATCGGCGTGTTCCAGTTCGTCAAGTCCGCGAAGTGGCGGGTGGGGGAGGAATCCGCTTTCCGCGCCCTGGGCAGGCTGCACGAGGAGACCGGCGAGGGCGGTCCCGTCGAGTGGCACAAGATGGGCGAGGGCTGGTCGTGGACGCGTAAGAAGAGCACCGAGCAGGACCACGCGGCCGCGGCGCTGGAGGGCTGGCAGGAGATCGCGCGGCGGATCGAGCAGCAGCAGCACGATCTGTACGTGCTCGACGAGTTCAGCTATCCGCTGCACTGGGGCTGGGTCGACGTGGAGGAGGTCGTGCGGACCCTGCGGGATCGTCCGGGCTTCCAGCACGTGGTCATCACCGGTCGTTACGCGCCGCAGCAACTCGTCGACGCGGCCGACCTGGCGATGGAGACCGGCAAGCTCAAGCAC